Proteins co-encoded in one Brassica oleracea var. oleracea cultivar TO1000 chromosome C4, BOL, whole genome shotgun sequence genomic window:
- the LOC106342526 gene encoding uncharacterized protein LOC106342526 isoform X2 — MPTAVNVAKQCLTTESSYALEEAVKVARRRGHSQTTSLHAVSALLSLPTSVLRDACARVRNSAYSPRLQFKALDLCLSVSLDRIQSGQQQQPGSDDPPVSNSLMAAIKRSQAHQRRLPENFTMYQEMMSSQNQSSNSLSCVRVELRQLILSILDDPVVSRVFGEAGFRSSELKLSIIRPFPHLLRYSSRQQQPMFLCNVTGNYTESELNPVRWGFSVPNRNLAEDSDHRRISAVFTRDKGRNPLLVGESSQAVLTGFLNSLENRTEGLTSVNLSTEISDQVNVKFDKTYTDARFRDLEKVAEKGSGPGLVLSYGDLRVFTDGEGNGSAASYIVSRVAELLRRSGRRVWLIGAAASNDVYEKMVKKFPNVEKDWDLQLLTITTTTLRSCLPHHKSSLMGSFVPFGGFFSTPSDLKLPFSGFNKETTEPVSSISDQTQSTLPPWLQMTTRTELNQKSSSKCRPQKGWNQFVELSRRAVLLHRPVQLNRSRLI; from the exons ATGCCAACGGCGGTGAACGTGGCGAAGCAATGCTTAACGACGGAATCATCCTACGCGCTAGAAGAAGCAGTCAAAGTGGCGCGTCGACGAGGACACTCCCAAACGACGTCGCTTCACGCCGTCTCCGCTTTACTCTCGCTCCCAACCTCCGTCTTACGCGACGCGTGCGCACGTGTCCGAAACTCAGCTTACTCTCCTCGTCTCCAGTTCAAAGCTCTTGATCTCTGCCTCAGCGTTTCACTAGACCGGATCCAATCGGGTCAACAACAACAGCCCGGATCCGATGATCCGCCCGTCTCGAACTCGCTCATGGCTGCTATCAAACGCTCTCAGGCTCACCAGCGCCGTCTCCCGGAGAACTTCACGATGTACCAAGAGATGATGTCGTCTCAGAACCAGAGCTCGAACTCGCTCTCTTGCGTGAGAGTGGAGCTTCGTCAGCTGATTCTCTCGATCCTGGATGATCCGGTTGTGAGTCGGGTGTTCGGTGAAGCGGGTTTTCGGAGCTCCGAGTTGAAGCTCTCGATTATCCGGCCCTTCCCTCACCTCCTCCGTTACTCATCAAGACAACAACAGCCTATGTTCCTCTGTAACGTAACCGGAAATTATACCGAATCGGAATTGAATCCGGTTCGATGGGGTTTCAGCGTACCGAACCGGAATCTCGCAGAAGATTCTGATCACCGGAGGATCAGCGCGGTTTTCACGAGGGACAAAGGGAGGAATCCTCTGCTTGTGGGTGAATCTTCTCAAGCTGTACTAACCGGTTTTTTAAATTCGCTGGAGAACCGAACCGAAGGTTTAACATCGGTTAACCTCAGTACAGAAATTTCGGACCAAGTCAACGTCAAGTTCGATAAAACCTACACGGACGCGAGGTTTCGCGATCTGGAAAAGGTGGCTGAGAAAGGTTCAGGTCCTGGTTTAGTCTTGAGCTACGGAGACTTGAGGGTTTTCACCGACGGCGAGGGAAACGGATCGGCGGCGAGTTACATCGTGAGTCGTGTTGCGGAGCTGTTACGGAGATCAGGGAGGAGAGTGTGGTTGATCGGAGCGGCGGCGAGCAACGACGTTTACGAGAAGATGGTGAAGAAGTTTCCGAACGTGGAGAAAGATTGGGATCTGCAGTTACTCACCATCACTACAACTACTCTTAGGTCTTGTCTGCCTCATCACAAGTCCAG TTTGATGGGATCGTTTGTTCCATTTGGTGGATTCTTCTCAACTCCTTCTGACCTAAAACTACCCTTCTCCGGTTTCAACAAAGAAACCACCGAACCGGTTTCTTCGATATCCGATCAGACCCAATCCACCTTGCCACCTTGGTTGCAGATGACCACAAGAACCGAGTTAAACCAAAAATCTAGTTCCAAG TGCAGACCACAGAAGGGTTGGAATCAGTTTGTGGAACTAAGTCGACGAGCAGTGCTTCTGCATCGACCAGTTCAGCTAAATCGGTCACGACTGATCTAA
- the LOC106342770 gene encoding zinc finger CCCH domain-containing protein 29-like: MCGSESNLCSSRTLTEAESMRQKSQEGVPAATCLLELAACDYLPSFRREIEENSSDINESGFWYCRRVGSKKMGFQERTPLMVAAMYGSIDVLTYIISTGRSDVNSLSSDEKVTALHCAVSACSVSIVQVIKILLDASASPNSLDANGNKPVDLLVRASRFIPNQTRKAVEILLTGSSVSLMEEQEEEEVKSVVSKYPADASLPDINEGVYGTDEFRMFSFKVKPCSRAYSHDWTECPFVHPGENARRRDPRKYPYTCVPCPEFRKGSCPKGDSCEYAHGVFESWLHPGQYRTRLCKDETGCARRVCFFAHRRDELRPVNASTGSAMVSPQSPMSSPMGDNGVPLSPRNVGLWQNTPPPLQLNGSRLKSSLSARDMDMVMQLQSPSRHSQMNHYPSSPVRQPPPQRFESSAAMAAAVMNARSSAFAKRSLSFKPAPVAASNVSDWGSPNGKVEWGMQREEMNKMRRSVSFGINGNNNNNNNVSRPVRDYSDEPDVSWVNSLVKDSAQEGAFGLNGAAVRDEFKLPLWAEQMYIDHEKQQSVA, encoded by the coding sequence ATGTGTGGCTCAGAGAGCAACCTCTGCTCTTCAAGAACCTTAACAGAAGCCGAGTCCATGAGACAGAAATCACAAGAAGGAGTCCCCGCCGCCACGTGTCTTCTTGAACTCGCCGCATGCGACTATCTTCCCTCCTTCAGGAGAGAGATCGAAGAGAACTCGTCGGATATCAACGAATCGGGTTTTTGGTACTGCAGACGGGTCGGGTCAAAGAAGATGGGTTTTCAAGAAAGAACACCTCTCATGGTTGCTGCTATGTACGGAAGCATCGATGTTCTAACTTACATAATCTCCACTGGAAGATCCGACGTGAACAGTCTCTCCAGCGACGAGAAAGTCACTGCTCTTCACTGTGCGGTTTCCGCCTGTTCTGTCTCAATCGTCCAAGTCATCAAGATCTTGCTTGATGCCTCCGCTTCACCTAACAGCCTTGACGCTAATGGAAACAAACCGGTTGATCTTTTGGTCAGAGCTTCCCGGTTTATACCTAACCAGACTAGAAAAGCTGTTGAGATTCTCTTAACCGGAAGCTCGGTTAGTTTGATGGAAGAACAGGAAGAGGAGGAGGTGAAGAGTGTTGTGTCCAAGTATCCAGCAGATGCGTCCCTTCCCGACATCAACGAAGGTGTTTACGGAACAGACGAGTTTAGAATGTTTAGCTTCAAGGTCAAGCCATGTTCTAGGGCTTACTCGCACGATTGGACCGAGTGTCCTTTCGTTCATCCTGGCGAGAACGCGAGGAGGAGAGATCCGAGGAAGTATCCTTACACTTGCGTCCCTTGTCCCGAGTTTCGTAAAGGGTCTTGTCCTAAAGGAGATTCTTGCGAGTACGCGCACGGTGTTTTCGAGTCTTGGCTTCACCCTGGTCAGTACAGGACACGGCTTTGTAAAGACGAGACCGGTTGCGCTAGGAGAGTTTGTTTTTTCGCTCATAGGAGGGATGAGCTGAGACCGGTTAATGCTTCCACTGGCTCAGCTATGGTTTCACCTCAGTCGCCGATGAGCTCTCCTATGGGTGATAATGGTGTTCCTTTGTCTCCAAGAAACGTTGGTTTATGGCAGAACACACCACCACCGTTGCAGCTTAACGGTAGTAGATTGAAGTCTAGTTTGAGTGCTAGAGATATGGATATGGTGATGCAACTTCAGTCTCCAAGCAGGCACTCTCAGATGAACCATTACCCTTCTTCTCCTGTGAGGCAACCGCCTCCTCAGAGGTTTGAGTCTTCAGCAGCTATGGCAGCTGCGGTGATGAACGCGAGATCATCAGCGTTTGCTAAACGCAGTTTGAGTTTCAAACCAGCTCCTGTAGCAGCTTCTAATGTCTCCGATTGGGGATCACCTAATGGGAAGGTTGAGTGGGGGATGCAAAGAGAGGAGATGAACAAGATGAGGAGAAGTGTCTCCTTTGGGATTAATGGGAATAACAATAACAATAACAATGTGTCACGTCCTGTGAGGGACTACAGCGATGAGCCAGATGTGTCGTGGGTGAACTCGCTGGTGAAAGATAGTGCACAGGAGGGAGCCTTCGGGTTGAATGGTGCAGCGGTTAGGGACGAGTTTAAGCTGCCGTTGTGGGCAGAGCAAATGTACATAGACCATGAGAAGCAGCAGAGTGTGGCATAA
- the LOC106342772 gene encoding late seed maturation protein P8B6 encodes MASQQEKKQLDERAKKGETVVPGGTGGKSFEAQQHLAEGRSRGGNTRKEQLGSEGYQQMGRKGGHSTRDKTDEEDAEDESSIRT; translated from the exons ATGGCGTCTCAACAGGAGAAGAAACAGCTAGACGAGAGGGCCAAGAAGGGTGAGACCGTTGTGCCAGGTGGGACTGGAGGCAAAAGCTTTGAAGCTCAACAGCATCTCGCTGAAG GGAGGAGCCGAGGAGGGAATACGAGGAAGGAGCAGTTAGGAAGTGAAGGATATCAGCAGATGGGACGCAAAGGAGGTCATAGCACCCGTGACAAGACCGATGAGGAAGACGCCGAGGATGAGTCCAGTATTAGGACCTAG
- the LOC106337892 gene encoding uncharacterized protein LOC106337892, translated as MMKFNLLRAQNRMKLYADSRRSDRVFQIGDHVYLKLQPYRQHSLKGRHVPHKLSPRFYGPFQVQDRVGSLAYKLDLPSGVAIHTVFHVSQLKLCPNPSSVSSTLPQYLSDVGKTKEPEIILEKKMVNRHNKAVTKVLVQWKGYPLQQATWEFYQDFIAKFPHFHIFILEAKDVLKEGVL; from the coding sequence ATGATGAAGTTCAACCTATTACGTGCTCAGAACAGAATGAAACTGTACGCGGACTCTCGCAGGTCAGATCGTGTCTTTCAGATAGGTGATCACGTTTATTTGAAGCTGCAACCTTATCGCCAACACTCCCTCAAAGGTCGTCATGTTCCACATAAGTTATCCCCTCGGTTCTATGGTCCTTTCCAGGTTCAGGATCGTGTTGGTTCACTCGCATACAAGCTTGATCTTCCTTCGGGTGTTGCTATACACACTGTTTTTCACGTCAGTCAACTCAAGCTCTGTCCTAATCCATCCTCTGTTTCATCGACACTTCCACAATATCTCTCCGATGTGGGAAAAACAAAGGAGCCTGAAATTATCCTTGAGAAGAAGATGGTCAACAGACATAATAAGGCTGTAACTAAAGTTCTTGTCCAATGGAAAGGGTACCCTCTTCAGCAAGCAACTTGGGAATTTTATCAAGACTTCATTGCCAAGTTTCCTCATTTCCATATTTTTATCCTTGAGGCCAAGGATGTTCTGAAGGAGGGAGTATTGTGA
- the LOC106337893 gene encoding uncharacterized protein LOC106337893: METRQSMSLNDMNKQIEELRASQAQQSEEIRKDLGGEISTLKDIIEKYFANSPPSNQREGKQGETTSDLTAADIDRRPVPPDRFSPDQSTSKTDHHTHDHTQNQNQSHPNTLSSRLTKIGFPMFDDSELREWIYRCEQFFLIDSTPPEVKVHLAPLHMTGKALQWHHAYIANRNNMFLLWPEYVAAISERFSELFDDPLSELVSLKQGNDAIDVYLEKFDGAMTRITLALDHALSIFFTFMNQHLALHVRQFNVTTVPPAARIAKLHELSLAHTPAKKSRPAFSSSQRSNFTQNKNQQNSSTSAAPNSIGNQNNKPLLSTAPQKQFSFDEMQERKRKGLCMYCEEPFTPGHQLKHRRFDFLLLETDPTEFDDEIALEEQIRETTIEDQDDKIPTISVHALNGSSTYNCMRLFGQYGKKKLHILIDPDSTHNFLDLQMAKGLGCSLTPIKPMSVAAASGDLITKYKCSTFTWKMQGYNFVSEFRTFLLGCSDVVLGVQWLSTLCPIIWDFLNLRMEFTFCGLKHVLRGLTPNVSKVISGSNLNKLMLHNPDIALLQLRDLNDSVLPQQPLTLDTILYHIEASNPGADDDGALQRLLDSYSDIFSKPSSLPSYRDGFNHKIPLEAGSNPVNLRPYRYSSLQKDSIDKMVQEMLTQGIIQYSSSPYAPPVVLVKKKDGSWRLCVDYRGLNKKTIKYKYPIPLLEDLLDELGGAKVFSKLDLRAGFHQLRMSPDDVHKTAFRTHSGHYEYLVMPIGLTNAPCTFQGLMNHVFEPILRKFLLVSFDDILIYSKSWDEHLLHLETVFSILQHQQLYLKQSKCTFGATKIEYLGHFISNEGVSTDPAKIKAVELWPTPANQKQLHSFLGLANYYRRFIQGYSIITRPLTLLLRKDGFIWGSEAAVSFDILKESLISAPVLALPDFSKMFVVETDASQTVQTWNAYLAHNLFIIKTDQQSLKYLLEQKITTPFQHMWLSKLMGYTFEIQYKQGKENVAADALSLVSGSQLLHLTLSQAQHTFFEDLKQLWDTDPKLKKIVSDLQTNPSLHAAYSFVNGELRRHGKLVVGNDTTIKLHIFKWLHDSAVGGHSGRDATLQRIKSLNCSICQRNKYDLTAKPGLLQPLPVPAGVWESIGLDFIEGLPPSSGKHCILVVIDRLSKNAHFLALSHPYTTLDVAKTYMDQVFRLHGMPKDITSDRDPTFLSEVWREMFRVHGVDLNFSTAYHPQSDGQTEVTNKMLETYLRCMASDTPHTWSSWLPLAERWYNTTYHSAIRSTPYEIIYGQPPPLHMPYLPGESSSPVVDRTLQKREELLT; encoded by the exons ATGGAGACTCGGCAATCAATGTCTTTAAACGACATGAACAAACAAATTGAAGAACTCAGGGCTTCACAAGCTCAACAAAGTGAAGAGATTCGTAAGGATCTCGGTGGTGAAATCTCAACACTTAAAGATATTATAGAAAAGTACTTTGCTAACTCTCCACCCTCTAACCAGCGTGAAGGAAAGCAAGGAGAAACAACTTCTGATCTTACAGCTGCAGATATTGACCGGCGACCCGTCCCACCCGATCGTTTTTCTCCAGACCAGAGTACATCAAAAACAGATCACCATACCCACGACCATACGCAGAACCAAAACCAGAGCCATCCTAATACCTTATCGTCACGATTGACGAAGATAGGATTCCCAATGTTTGATGATTCAGAACTCCGAGAATGGATTTATCGTTGCGAGCAATTCTTCTTAATTGATAGTACTCCACCAGAAGTAAAGGTCCATCTCGCCCCTCTTCATATGACCGGCAAGGCTTTACAATGGCATCATGCGTATATTGCCAACCGCAACAACATGTTCCTTCTATGGCCAGAATATGTTGCGGCAATATCTGAACGATTCAGTGAGCTTTTCGATGACCCCTTATCAGAACTAGTAAGTTTGAAACAAGGGAATGACGCCATTGACGTCTATCTAGAGAAGTTTGATGGTGCTATGACAAGAATCACACTTGCTCTGGATCATGCCTTGAGTATTTTCTTCACATTTATGAACCAGCACTTAGCTCTTCACGTCCGCCAGTTCAATGTCACGACTGTACCACCAGCAGCAAGAATAGCAAAACTTCATGAGTTATCCTTGGCGCATACACCGGCGAAAAAATCTCGACCAGCTTTCAGCTCATCTCAACGATCAAACTTCACACAAAACAAGAATCAACAAAACAGCTCAACCTCAGCCGCACCTAACTCCATCGGCAATCAAAATAACAAACCACTACTCTCTACCGCACCTCAGAAACAATTTAGTTTCGACGAGATGCAGGAACGGAAACGTAAGGGTTTGTGTATGTATTGTGAGGAACCATTCACACCTGGTCATCAGCTTAAGCACAGGCGTTTTGATTTCTTGTTGTTGGAAACAGATCCAACAGAGTTTGATGACGAAATCGCGCTAGAAGAACAGATACGCGAAACAACTATCGAGGATCAAGACGATAAGATCCCCACTATTTCTGTCCACGCCCTCAATGGTTCCTCTACATATAATTGTATGCGACTTTTTGGACAGTACGGGAAGAAGAAGCTACATATACTGATTGATCCCGACAGTACACACAATTTCCTCGATCTTCAAATGGCTAAAGGTTTAGGTTGTTCTTTGACTCCGATAAAACCGATGTCAGTAGCTGCAGCAAGTGGCGACCTGATCACAAAATATAAGTGCAGTACCTTCACTTGGAAAATGCAGGGATATAATTTTGTGTCTGAATTCAGAACATTTCTGTTAGGTTGTAGCGACGTGGTACTTGGTGTGCAATGGCTCTCTACACTTTGTCCTATTATTTGGGATTTTCTCAACCTTAGAATGGAGTTCACGTTCTGTGGTTTGAAACATGTCCTTCGAGGACTCACTCCAAATGTTTCTAAAGTTATATCAGGAAGCAACTTGAATAAACTTATGCTACACAACCCCGATATCGCATTGCTTCAATTACGTGACCTCAACGATTCGGTTCTTCCTCAACAGCCGCTTACCCTTGATACAATACTCTATCATATAGAAGCTAGTAACCCAGGAGCAGATGACGATGGAGCACTTCAACGTTTGTTAGACTCTTACTCAGATATTTTCTCTAAGCCTTCTTCCCTTCCTTCATATCGTGATGGCTTCAATCATAAGATACCCCTCGAAGCAGGCTCAAACCCTGTCAACCTGCGACCATATCGCTATTCCTCGTTACAGAAAGACTCAATCGACAAAATGGTCCAGGAGATGCTGACGCAAGGAATTATTCAATATAGTTCCAGCCCTTACGCACCACCAGTGGTCCTTGTGAAGAAAAAAGATGGCTCATGGCGACTCTGCGTTGATTATCGAGGTCTAAACAAGAAAACAATTAAATATAAATATCCTATTCCACTCCTAGAAGACCTTCTCGACGAACTTGGTGGCGCAAAAGTTTTCTCCAAACTCGACTTAAGAGCAGGATTTCATCAGCTTCGAATGTCTCCCGATGATGTGCATAAGACAGCTTTCCGCACTCATTCTGGTCACTATGAATACCTCGTCATGCCAATCGGCTTAACGAATGCGCCATGCACGTTCCAAGGCCTCATGAACCACGTTTTTGAGCCCATCCTTCGGAAATTTCTACTGGTTTCCTTTGACGACATTTTAATATACAGTAAAAGCTGGGACGAGCATCTACTACACTTGGAAACGGTTTTCTCCATCCTGCAACACCAACAGCTTTATCTCAAACAGTCAAAGTGCACTTTTGGAGCAACCAAGATTGAATACCTTGGTCACTTCATATCCAACGAAGGCGTTAGTACCGACCCTGCAAAAATCAAAGCAGTTGAACTATGGCCAACTCCAGCTAATCAGAAACAACTCCACAGTTTCTTGGGTCTTGCAAATTATTACCGACGCTTCATTCAAGGGTATAGCATCATCACTCGTCCTCTTACACTCCTCCTACGCAAAGACGGCTTTATATGGGGATCTGAAGCCGCTGTCTCTTTTGACATATTGAAAGAGTCTCTTATATCAGCACCTGTCTTGGCTCTTCCAGACTTCTCAAAAATGTTCGTCGTCGAAACCGACGCATCTCAAACAG TACAAACATGGAATGCGTACTTGGCTCACAACCTATTCATCATCAAGACGGATCAACAGAGTCTCAAATACTTACTTGAGCAGAAGATCACCACGCCCTTTCAGCACATGTGGCTCTCCAAACTAATGGGCTACACCTTTGAGATTCAATACAAGCAAGGAAAAGAGAACGTCGCGGCCGATGCACTTTCGCTAGTCTCAGGGTCTCAGTTACTTCACCTAACTTTGTCACAGGCTCAACACACGTTCTTTGAGGATTTAAAACAACTATGGGATACAGATCCAAAACTCAAGAAGATTGTCTCCGACTTACAGACCAACCCTTCTCTACACGCCGCTTACTCCTTCGTTAATGGTGAATTACGGCGACACGGTAAGTTAGTTGTTGGGAACGACACAACAATAAAGCTCCATATCTTCAAGTGGCTCCACGACTCTGCAGTTGGTGGCCACTCTGGGCGCGATGCTACATTACAGAGGATCAAATCTCT GAACTGTTCGATTTGTCAACGAAACAAATATGACTTAACCGCCAAACCTGGCTTGCTTCAACCCCTTCCTGTTCCGGCTGGTGTATGGGAATCAATCGGCTTAGATTTCATCGAAGGTCTTCCTCCATCTTCAGGAAAACATTGTATCTTGGTGGTTATTGATAGACTGAGCAAAAACGCTCACTTCTTGGCCTTATCACACCCTTATACAACTTTAGATGTTGCCAAAACTTACATGGACCAGGTATTTCGTCTTCATGGGATGCCTAAAGACATCACCAGCGACAGAGATCCAACATTCCTCAGTGAGGTTTGGCGTGAGATGTTCCGTGTTCATGGCGTTGACTTGAACTTCTCTACTGCCTACCATCCACAGTCAGATGGGCAGACTGAAGTCACCAACAAAATGCTTGAAACATACCTGCGGTGTATGGCTTCCGACACTCCTCACACATGGAGCTCGTGGCTTCCTTTAGCCGAGAGGTGGTACAATACGACGTATCACTCAGCCATACGCAGTACTCCGTATGAGATCATTTACGGCCAGCCACCTCCTCTTCATATGCCATATCTTCCTGGTGAAAGCTCTTCCCCGGTTGTTGATAGAACGCTACAGAAAAGAGAAGAGTTATTGACATGA
- the LOC106342526 gene encoding uncharacterized protein LOC106342526 isoform X1, with amino-acid sequence MPTAVNVAKQCLTTESSYALEEAVKVARRRGHSQTTSLHAVSALLSLPTSVLRDACARVRNSAYSPRLQFKALDLCLSVSLDRIQSGQQQQPGSDDPPVSNSLMAAIKRSQAHQRRLPENFTMYQEMMSSQNQSSNSLSCVRVELRQLILSILDDPVVSRVFGEAGFRSSELKLSIIRPFPHLLRYSSRQQQPMFLCNVTGNYTESELNPVRWGFSVPNRNLAEDSDHRRISAVFTRDKGRNPLLVGESSQAVLTGFLNSLENRTEGLTSVNLSTEISDQVNVKFDKTYTDARFRDLEKVAEKGSGPGLVLSYGDLRVFTDGEGNGSAASYIVSRVAELLRRSGRRVWLIGAAASNDVYEKMVKKFPNVEKDWDLQLLTITTTTLRSCLPHHKSSLMGSFVPFGGFFSTPSDLKLPFSGFNKETTEPVSSISDQTQSTLPPWLQMTTRTELNQKSSSKIPSVQTTEGLESVCGTKSTSSASASTSSAKSVTTDLNAKMCPVTTGFGLNNHLDDKDFAHQRSSSRDLNVESFKIIYRRLTDRVSGQDEAARVISCALSQPPRISTRRDVWLHLVGHDTVGKRRMSLVLSEIMYQSEHRFMPVDLGVTCDDVMRQRGKTMVDHIFEVLCRNPFCVVFLENIDKADEKLQMSLLKAIETGKFMDSHGREVGIGNTTFVMTSSSVENSGKIATYSEEKLLRAKGMKVEIWIETMSRLPNRRTISRLRSVKRRKMIGLRDTQDKNEILETGKQVNRTSNGVIDLNLPAQETETETEDSEEHSKLWLVNLKKHDRLTEVPFKPFDFEGLAERIKKSVKEIFEKCVGSSDCSLEIDPKIMERLLAAVYFYENRKDIIKELMEKVMARVFLHVKERYEITSCSVVKLLGRDLDVLGEDEMDLFLVKSQ; translated from the exons ATGCCAACGGCGGTGAACGTGGCGAAGCAATGCTTAACGACGGAATCATCCTACGCGCTAGAAGAAGCAGTCAAAGTGGCGCGTCGACGAGGACACTCCCAAACGACGTCGCTTCACGCCGTCTCCGCTTTACTCTCGCTCCCAACCTCCGTCTTACGCGACGCGTGCGCACGTGTCCGAAACTCAGCTTACTCTCCTCGTCTCCAGTTCAAAGCTCTTGATCTCTGCCTCAGCGTTTCACTAGACCGGATCCAATCGGGTCAACAACAACAGCCCGGATCCGATGATCCGCCCGTCTCGAACTCGCTCATGGCTGCTATCAAACGCTCTCAGGCTCACCAGCGCCGTCTCCCGGAGAACTTCACGATGTACCAAGAGATGATGTCGTCTCAGAACCAGAGCTCGAACTCGCTCTCTTGCGTGAGAGTGGAGCTTCGTCAGCTGATTCTCTCGATCCTGGATGATCCGGTTGTGAGTCGGGTGTTCGGTGAAGCGGGTTTTCGGAGCTCCGAGTTGAAGCTCTCGATTATCCGGCCCTTCCCTCACCTCCTCCGTTACTCATCAAGACAACAACAGCCTATGTTCCTCTGTAACGTAACCGGAAATTATACCGAATCGGAATTGAATCCGGTTCGATGGGGTTTCAGCGTACCGAACCGGAATCTCGCAGAAGATTCTGATCACCGGAGGATCAGCGCGGTTTTCACGAGGGACAAAGGGAGGAATCCTCTGCTTGTGGGTGAATCTTCTCAAGCTGTACTAACCGGTTTTTTAAATTCGCTGGAGAACCGAACCGAAGGTTTAACATCGGTTAACCTCAGTACAGAAATTTCGGACCAAGTCAACGTCAAGTTCGATAAAACCTACACGGACGCGAGGTTTCGCGATCTGGAAAAGGTGGCTGAGAAAGGTTCAGGTCCTGGTTTAGTCTTGAGCTACGGAGACTTGAGGGTTTTCACCGACGGCGAGGGAAACGGATCGGCGGCGAGTTACATCGTGAGTCGTGTTGCGGAGCTGTTACGGAGATCAGGGAGGAGAGTGTGGTTGATCGGAGCGGCGGCGAGCAACGACGTTTACGAGAAGATGGTGAAGAAGTTTCCGAACGTGGAGAAAGATTGGGATCTGCAGTTACTCACCATCACTACAACTACTCTTAGGTCTTGTCTGCCTCATCACAAGTCCAG TTTGATGGGATCGTTTGTTCCATTTGGTGGATTCTTCTCAACTCCTTCTGACCTAAAACTACCCTTCTCCGGTTTCAACAAAGAAACCACCGAACCGGTTTCTTCGATATCCGATCAGACCCAATCCACCTTGCCACCTTGGTTGCAGATGACCACAAGAACCGAGTTAAACCAAAAATCTAGTTCCAAG ATTCCCTCAGTGCAGACCACAGAAGGGTTGGAATCAGTTTGTGGAACTAAGTCGACGAGCAGTGCTTCTGCATCGACCAGTTCAGCTAAATCGGTCACGACTGATCTAAATGCGAAGATGTGTCCGGTCACCACAGGATTTGGTCTCAATAATCATTTGGATGACAAAGATTTCGCTCATCAACGATCTTCATCAAGGGATCTCAACGTAGAGAGCTTCAAGATTATATACCGAAGATTAACAGATAGGGTTTCAGGGCAAGATGAAGCTGCTAGAGTTATCAGCTGCGCATTGTCACAACCGCCTAGGATCAGCACCAGAAGAGACGTTTGGCTCCATTTGGTTGGGCATGATACCGTAGGCAAGAGGAGAATGTCGCTTGTGCTTTCTGAGATTATGTATCAAAGTGAGCACAGATTCATGCCCGTTGATCTCGGTGTTACGTGTGATGATGTGATGCGGCAGAGAGGAAAGACAATGGTGGATCATATCTTTGAGGTGTTGTGTAGGAACCCTTTCTGTGTAGTGTTCCTTGAGAACATTGACAAAGCCGATGAGAAGCTGCAGATGAGCTTGTTAAAGGCTATTGAAACTGGAAAGTTTATGGATTCGCATGGGAGAGAAGTCGGAATCGGAAACACCACGTTTGTTATGACGTCATCTTCAGTAGAAAATTCTGGAAAAATAGCTACTTATTCTGAAGAGAAACTCTTGAGAGCAAAGGGAATGAAAGTGGAGATATGGATTGAAACTATGTCCAGGTTACCAAATAGGAGAACGATTTCAAGACTGAGATCGGTGAAAAGGAGGAAGATGATAGGCTTGAGGGATACTCAGGACAAGAATGAGATTCTAGAAACGGGAAAGCAGGTGAACAGAACAAGTAATGGAGTTATTGATCTGAACCTTCCGGCCCAAGAAACCGAAACCGAAACCGAAGATAGTGAAGAGCACTCAAAGCTTTGGTTAGTGAACTTGAAGAAACATGACCGTCTCACTGAGGTTCCTTTTAAGCCTTTCGACTTTGAAGGGTTAGCAGAAAGAATAAAAAAGAGCGTAAAAGAAATTTTTGAAAAGTGCGTGGGATCATCAGATTGTTCGCTGGAAATTGATCCTAAGATCATGGAAAGATTACTAGCGGCTGTTTATTTCTATGAAAATAGAAAAGATATCATCAAAGAGTTGATGGAGAAAGTAATGGCTCGAGTGTTCTTGCATGTTAAAGAAAGGTATGAAATCACTTCTTGTTCGGTAGTAAAACTACTTGGTCGAGATCTTGACGTTCTGGGTGAGGATGAAATGGATTTGTTCCTTGTAAAATCTCAGTAG